One genomic window of Bradyrhizobium sp. B124 includes the following:
- a CDS encoding D-amino acid dehydrogenase — MPHIAIIGAGITGVTTAYALLERGYRVTVLDRHRYAAMETSFANGGQLSASNAEVWNSAATILKGLRWMLRSDAPLLMNPKPSWHKYSWIGEFVGHIGRYRTNTIETTRLAIEARKHLFSIAQRENIAFDLERRGILHVYHDKAGFEAGLRVNTLLQQGGLDRRPVTADEIRSIEPALQTTCYGGFFTPSDATGDIHKFTRGLADACIRRGASFVHEADVDAIARGDDGFRIGWNEAASHDAGVATRHELQADGIVICAGVASRHFAGLLNDRVNVYPVKGYSITVQLDAPQSRDAAPTVSLLDEAAKIVTSRLGADRFRVAGTAEFNGFNRDIRADRIQPLVDWVRQHFPGIDTSRVVPWAGLRPMMPNMMPAVRAGRFPGVFYNTGHGHLGWTLSAATAQMVAGAIDDWRDLDTPSMVPSQVDVTETARAAFP; from the coding sequence ATGCCTCACATCGCAATCATTGGCGCCGGCATCACCGGCGTGACGACGGCCTATGCCCTGCTCGAACGCGGTTACCGGGTGACTGTCCTCGACAGGCATCGCTACGCCGCGATGGAAACCTCATTCGCCAACGGCGGACAGCTTTCCGCCAGCAATGCGGAGGTGTGGAACAGCGCCGCGACCATCCTCAAGGGGTTGCGCTGGATGCTTCGAAGCGACGCGCCGCTCTTGATGAATCCGAAGCCGAGCTGGCACAAATATTCCTGGATCGGCGAGTTCGTCGGCCACATCGGCCGCTATCGCACCAACACCATCGAGACCACGCGGCTCGCAATCGAAGCGCGCAAGCATCTGTTCTCGATCGCCCAGCGCGAGAACATCGCCTTCGATCTCGAACGCCGCGGCATCCTGCACGTCTATCACGACAAGGCCGGATTCGAGGCGGGCCTGCGCGTCAACACGCTGCTGCAACAGGGCGGGCTCGACCGCCGGCCGGTGACGGCGGACGAAATCCGCAGCATCGAACCCGCGCTGCAGACGACCTGCTATGGCGGCTTCTTCACGCCGTCGGACGCGACCGGCGATATCCACAAGTTCACGCGCGGGCTCGCCGACGCCTGCATCCGCCGCGGTGCGAGCTTCGTCCATGAAGCCGATGTCGATGCGATCGCGCGCGGCGACGACGGCTTCCGCATCGGCTGGAACGAAGCCGCTTCGCACGATGCTGGCGTCGCGACGCGACATGAGTTGCAGGCGGACGGCATCGTCATTTGCGCTGGCGTCGCGAGCCGCCACTTCGCAGGCCTGCTCAACGACCGCGTCAACGTCTATCCGGTGAAGGGCTATTCGATCACCGTGCAGCTCGATGCGCCGCAAAGCCGGGACGCTGCGCCAACCGTCAGCCTGCTCGATGAGGCGGCGAAAATCGTCACCAGCCGGCTCGGCGCGGACCGCTTCCGCGTCGCCGGCACGGCCGAGTTCAACGGCTTCAACCGCGACATCCGCGCCGACCGCATCCAGCCGCTGGTGGACTGGGTGCGGCAGCATTTTCCCGGCATCGACACGTCGAGGGTCGTGCCGTGGGCGGGCCTGCGCCCGATGATGCCGAACATGATGCCGGCGGTGCGCGCCGGACGGTTTCCGGGCGTGTTCTACAACACCGGCCACGGTCATCTCGGCTGGACGCTGTCGGCTGCGACGGCGCAGATGGTGGCAGGCGCGATCGATGACTGGCGCGACCTCGACACGCCTTCAATGGTGCCGTCGCAGGTCGATGTGACCGAGACCGCCCGCGCAGCTTTCCCCTAA